The following proteins are co-located in the Rheinheimera salexigens genome:
- a CDS encoding GFA family protein, whose amino-acid sequence MTSSYIGGCEHVRIKAQAEPIDNHVCHCNVCKGVTGQQSTHVAFFKHSDLTVDHPEK is encoded by the coding sequence ATGACCAGTTCCTATATAGGTGGCTGCGAACATGTTCGTATTAAAGCCCAGGCAGAACCGATTGATAACCACGTTTGTCACTGCAATGTATGCAAGGGTGTGACAGGCCAGCAGAGCACGCATGTGGCCTTTTTTAAGCACTCCGATCTCACGGTTGATCATCCCGAAAAATGA
- a CDS encoding RNA polymerase sigma factor: protein MTNSKAEAAIPLTELTDINLLARARLGDGAVFELIVRRHNRALFRAARGVLDDDDRAQEAVQEAYLSAFKNMDGFRGCASLKTWLTRIVVNQAISIKRRQRPEVSLDDNVTILHRRQLDGEQNMTDFADQHTPEGAVSQQEIKHLLEAAIRRLPDTYRSVFMLRAVEGMSVIDCAFCLQLSEDVVKKRLSRARDMLRKDLVQRVENQASDTFEFAGKRCDAVTALVMTELIRCGMIKPV, encoded by the coding sequence ATGACTAATTCAAAAGCCGAAGCAGCGATACCACTGACCGAGTTAACTGATATTAATTTACTAGCGCGAGCGCGCTTGGGCGATGGCGCGGTTTTTGAGTTGATAGTGCGTCGGCATAATCGGGCGTTGTTTCGTGCCGCAAGAGGGGTGCTGGATGATGACGATAGGGCACAAGAAGCGGTGCAGGAAGCGTATTTAAGTGCATTTAAAAACATGGATGGTTTTCGGGGCTGCGCGTCACTTAAAACCTGGCTGACCCGTATTGTGGTTAACCAAGCAATTAGTATTAAACGCCGTCAGCGCCCGGAAGTGTCGTTGGATGACAACGTCACTATTTTGCATCGCCGCCAATTAGACGGGGAGCAGAATATGACCGATTTCGCCGATCAACATACGCCGGAAGGGGCGGTTAGCCAGCAAGAAATAAAGCATTTGCTAGAAGCGGCTATTCGGCGCTTACCAGATACGTATCGCAGTGTATTTATGCTACGTGCGGTAGAGGGGATGTCGGTGATTGATTGCGCTTTTTGCTTGCAGCTTAGTGAGGACGTGGTTAAAAAACGTTTATCGCGGGCACGCGACATGTTGCGCAAAGATCTGGTGCAGCGGGTAGAAAACCAAGCATCTGATACATTTGAGTTTGCGGGTAAACGCTGCGATGCGGTTACCGCTCTGGTAATGACAGAACTTATTCGTTGCGGAATGATCAAGCCAGTTTGA
- a CDS encoding iron chaperone, translating to MTKFANHDAYIAAAPEEFQPLLVQLRAQLAKTLPDAEELIAYDMPGFGFGKSIIAGYAAFSKQCGLYVSKGAIIAHAEDIAASGLKASKTGVTFSLRKPIPDELVEKLGLASREDLGL from the coding sequence ATGACAAAGTTTGCAAACCATGACGCCTATATCGCTGCGGCCCCGGAAGAGTTTCAGCCGCTGTTGGTGCAACTTCGGGCGCAACTTGCTAAAACCCTTCCTGACGCGGAGGAGTTAATCGCCTACGATATGCCCGGTTTCGGCTTCGGAAAATCGATCATCGCAGGCTATGCGGCTTTTAGTAAGCAATGTGGCCTCTATGTAAGCAAGGGCGCAATTATTGCCCATGCTGAAGATATTGCGGCTTCTGGACTCAAAGCTAGCAAAACTGGCGTTACTTTTTCCCTGCGTAAACCTATCCCAGACGAGCTGGTTGAAAAGCTCGGTCTTGCCTCGCGAGAAGACCTTGGATTATAA
- a CDS encoding DOPA 4,5-dioxygenase family protein: MREIKRPVNSHRAYHAHVYFEQETLEFAAKLCKEAGERFNLKVGRIHQAMVGPHPKWSCQITFGAKHFDQLVLWLEQNRKGLTVLIHALSGNDLNDHTIYAYWLGDSVELDISMFSA, translated from the coding sequence ATGAGAGAGATTAAACGCCCTGTTAATTCTCATAGGGCTTATCACGCCCATGTCTATTTTGAGCAAGAAACTTTGGAGTTTGCTGCAAAGTTATGTAAAGAGGCAGGTGAGCGATTTAACCTTAAAGTGGGTCGTATCCATCAGGCAATGGTAGGGCCTCATCCAAAATGGAGCTGCCAAATTACTTTTGGCGCTAAGCATTTTGATCAGTTGGTGCTTTGGCTTGAACAAAACAGAAAAGGCCTTACGGTGTTGATTCATGCTCTGTCTGGTAATGATCTAAATGATCATACTATTTATGCTTATTGGCTTGGAGATAGCGTTGAACTTGATATATCAATGTTTAGTGCCTAA
- a CDS encoding transposase → MARLPRVHLAGVPEHIIQRGNNRQVCFATDDDFAAYAHWLKEYSEAFGVQIHAWVMMTNHAHILCTASDNSGISLMMQSIGRQYVRYFNRAYQRSGTLWEGRFKSCLVQQAHYVMAVYRYIELNPVRAGMVESPFEYPWSSYAINAQGVQSALCQPHACYLALADTAAERQQAYRDLFKIEVSAAMLADIRSTIKSGMALGNDRFKQEIEALTGRRQHKEQPGRPKSKQKQN, encoded by the coding sequence ATGGCAAGACTTCCCCGAGTGCATTTAGCGGGCGTACCAGAGCATATTATTCAGCGCGGCAACAACCGTCAGGTATGTTTTGCGACTGACGATGATTTTGCAGCTTATGCCCATTGGCTGAAGGAATATTCGGAGGCCTTTGGGGTGCAAATTCATGCTTGGGTAATGATGACCAATCATGCGCATATACTTTGCACAGCGTCTGACAATAGCGGTATTAGCCTAATGATGCAAAGCATTGGCAGGCAATATGTGCGGTATTTTAACCGAGCTTACCAGCGTAGTGGCACCTTGTGGGAAGGACGTTTTAAGTCGTGTCTGGTGCAGCAGGCCCATTACGTAATGGCTGTGTATCGCTATATCGAATTGAACCCGGTACGGGCAGGTATGGTTGAGTCACCTTTTGAGTATCCTTGGTCGAGCTATGCCATAAACGCTCAAGGCGTGCAATCTGCGTTGTGTCAGCCACATGCCTGTTATTTAGCATTGGCAGATACAGCGGCTGAACGGCAGCAAGCGTACCGGGATTTATTTAAGATTGAAGTCAGTGCAGCCATGCTTGCTGATATTCGCAGTACGATAAAAAGCGGCATGGCGTTGGGAAATGATCGCTTTAAACAAGAAATAGAAGCATTAACCGGTCGGCGCCAGCATAAAGAGCAACCGGGTCGACCAAAGTCTAAGCAGAAACAGAATTAA